The Streptomyces tendae genome has a window encoding:
- a CDS encoding VWA domain-containing protein produces MTARSMSKGSNISVAAPVVRVELAWGAGPGVPDIDASALLLTGAGRVRDDGDFVFYNQPRHTSGAVRHLGKRNTDVAATDTVEADLRSVEPAVDRIVLAASADGGTFGQVPGLVLRLLDAASGTELARFDMAAGSETAFIGGELYRRQGAWKFRAVGQGYASGLAGLATDFGITVDEPGPSAAAATPPPSPVTPSTAAAATPHDARSAAVTPPPPPAAAPAPPVPASPPPSGATRLTKGEERLPVDMRKRLSLRKEQVAVSLRKHGASEVTARVILVLDASGSMSFLYTKGVVADVVERMAAVAAQLDDDGEMQAWTFATNPARLPDLRLGDLPEWLRLHVRVGEISLFRRKRKKTLDPSQVDMRDVGIQNEEQKVIAEVRAFVRDHPSTDPTLVLFFSDGGVYRNADIETQLRQAVEEPVFWQFVGLGRANYGVLERFDTLPGRRVDNVGFFSVDDISTVPDAELYDRLLSEFPQWIRAARAAGIL; encoded by the coding sequence ATGACAGCGAGGTCGATGAGCAAGGGTTCCAACATCTCCGTCGCGGCGCCCGTCGTGCGCGTCGAGCTCGCTTGGGGGGCCGGGCCGGGGGTGCCGGACATCGACGCGTCGGCCCTGCTCCTCACGGGGGCCGGGCGGGTGCGGGACGACGGGGACTTCGTCTTCTACAACCAGCCGCGTCACACCTCCGGGGCCGTACGGCACCTGGGGAAACGGAACACCGACGTGGCCGCCACCGACACCGTCGAGGCCGACCTGCGCTCGGTGGAGCCGGCCGTCGACCGGATCGTGCTTGCGGCGTCGGCCGACGGCGGGACGTTCGGGCAGGTGCCGGGGCTGGTGCTCCGGCTGCTGGACGCGGCGTCGGGCACCGAGCTGGCCCGCTTCGACATGGCGGCCGGGTCCGAGACCGCCTTCATCGGGGGTGAGCTGTACCGGCGGCAGGGGGCGTGGAAGTTCCGTGCCGTGGGCCAGGGGTATGCCTCCGGGCTGGCCGGACTGGCCACGGACTTCGGGATCACCGTCGACGAGCCCGGCCCGTCGGCCGCCGCCGCGACACCGCCGCCCTCGCCCGTCACCCCGTCGACCGCCGCCGCCGCGACACCGCACGACGCCCGGTCGGCTGCCGTGACACCCCCGCCGCCCCCGGCTGCGGCCCCGGCACCCCCTGTCCCCGCCTCACCGCCACCGTCCGGTGCCACCCGCCTCACCAAGGGTGAGGAGCGGCTGCCCGTCGACATGCGCAAGCGGCTGTCCCTGCGCAAGGAGCAGGTCGCGGTGAGCCTGCGCAAGCACGGGGCGAGTGAGGTCACCGCGCGCGTCATCCTGGTCCTCGACGCCTCCGGGTCCATGTCCTTCCTGTACACCAAGGGGGTCGTCGCCGATGTCGTCGAGCGGATGGCGGCGGTCGCCGCCCAGCTGGACGACGACGGGGAGATGCAGGCCTGGACGTTCGCCACGAACCCGGCCCGGCTGCCGGACCTGCGGCTCGGTGACCTTCCCGAGTGGCTGCGGCTGCACGTCCGGGTGGGGGAGATCAGTCTCTTCCGGCGCAAGCGGAAGAAGACTCTCGACCCGAGCCAGGTCGACATGCGGGACGTCGGCATCCAGAACGAGGAGCAGAAGGTCATCGCGGAGGTGCGCGCGTTCGTGCGGGACCACCCCAGCACCGACCCGACGCTGGTGCTGTTCTTCTCCGACGGTGGTGTCTACCGCAACGCCGACATCGAGACCCAGCTGCGTCAGGCCGTGGAGGAGCCCGTCTTCTGGCAGTTCGTGGGCCTCGGCCGCGCCAACTACGGCGTGCTGGAGCGCTTCGACACCCTGCCCGGGCGACGCGTCGACAACGTCGGCTTCTTCTCCGTCGACGACATCAGCACGGTCCCGGACGCGGAGCTGTACGACCGGCTGCTGTCCGAGTTCCCTCAGTGGATCAGGGCCGCCCGCGCGGCGGGTATCCTCTGA
- the thiC gene encoding phosphomethylpyrimidine synthase ThiC, with protein MTDKDARTPVSTQNPTETSEATEAGKSIGWHKAYVEGSRPDLRVPVRQVHLTNGESVTLYDTSGPYTDPLVDTDVRRGLAPVRENWIVTRGDTEEYAGRPVRPEDDGIKHTSPRGGLRNLDAVFPGRPRQPRRGREGRAVTQLAYARRGEITPEMEFVAIRENVSPEVVREEIAAGRAVLPANVNHPETEPMIIGKRFLVKVNANIGNSAVTSSIEEEVEKMTWATRWGADTVMDLSTGRNIHTTREWVLRNSPVPIGTVPLYQALEKVDGKAEELTWEIYKDTVVEQAEQGVDYMTVHAGVRLAYVPLTANRKTGTVSRGGSIMAAWCLAHHKESFLYENFEELCEILAAYDVTYSLGDGLRPGSIADANDEAQFAELRTLGELNRIAKSFDVQTMIEGPGHVPMHKIKENIDLQQEICEEAPFYTLGPLTTDVAPAYDHITSGIGAAMIAWWGTAMLCYVTPKEHLGLPNRDDVKTGVITYKIAAHAADLAKGHPGAQEWDDALSDARFEFRWEDQFNLALDPDTARAFHDETLPAEPAKTAHFCSMCGPKFCSMKISQDIRREHGGSRSEVEEGMAQKSREFAAAGNRVYLPIAD; from the coding sequence ATGACCGACAAGGACGCACGCACGCCTGTCTCCACGCAGAACCCGACGGAGACGTCGGAGGCCACGGAGGCCGGGAAGTCCATCGGCTGGCACAAGGCGTATGTCGAGGGCAGCCGCCCCGACCTGCGGGTGCCGGTCCGTCAGGTGCACCTGACCAACGGGGAGTCCGTCACGCTGTACGACACGTCGGGCCCGTACACCGATCCGCTCGTCGACACCGACGTCCGCCGAGGACTGGCCCCAGTGCGCGAGAACTGGATCGTCACCCGCGGCGACACGGAGGAGTACGCGGGCCGTCCCGTCCGTCCCGAGGACGACGGAATCAAGCACACCTCGCCGCGCGGGGGCCTGCGCAACCTCGACGCCGTCTTCCCCGGCCGGCCGCGTCAGCCGCGCCGGGGCCGCGAGGGACGTGCGGTCACGCAGCTGGCGTACGCCCGCCGGGGCGAGATCACGCCCGAGATGGAGTTCGTGGCGATCCGGGAGAACGTCTCCCCCGAGGTGGTCCGCGAGGAGATCGCGGCGGGCCGCGCGGTGCTGCCGGCCAACGTCAACCATCCGGAGACCGAGCCGATGATCATCGGCAAGCGGTTCCTGGTGAAGGTCAACGCCAACATCGGCAACTCGGCGGTGACCTCCTCCATCGAGGAGGAGGTGGAGAAGATGACGTGGGCGACCCGCTGGGGCGCCGACACGGTCATGGACCTCTCCACCGGCCGCAACATCCACACCACCCGCGAGTGGGTGCTGCGCAACTCCCCCGTCCCCATCGGCACCGTGCCGCTCTACCAGGCGCTGGAGAAGGTCGACGGCAAGGCCGAGGAACTGACCTGGGAGATCTACAAGGACACGGTCGTCGAACAGGCCGAGCAGGGCGTGGACTACATGACGGTCCACGCGGGCGTCCGCCTGGCGTACGTGCCGCTCACCGCGAACCGCAAGACCGGCACCGTCTCGCGTGGCGGCTCGATCATGGCCGCGTGGTGCCTGGCGCACCACAAGGAGTCGTTCCTGTACGAGAACTTCGAGGAGCTCTGCGAGATCCTCGCCGCGTACGACGTCACGTACTCGCTCGGCGACGGGCTGCGGCCCGGGTCGATCGCGGACGCCAACGACGAGGCGCAGTTCGCGGAGCTGCGCACGCTCGGGGAGCTCAACAGGATCGCGAAGAGCTTCGACGTCCAGACGATGATCGAGGGCCCGGGACACGTCCCGATGCACAAGATCAAGGAGAACATCGACCTCCAGCAGGAGATCTGCGAGGAGGCCCCGTTCTACACGCTCGGCCCGCTGACGACGGATGTCGCCCCCGCGTACGACCACATCACCTCGGGCATCGGCGCGGCGATGATCGCCTGGTGGGGCACGGCCATGCTCTGCTACGTCACGCCCAAGGAACACCTGGGCCTGCCCAACCGGGACGACGTCAAGACCGGCGTGATCACGTACAAGATCGCGGCTCATGCCGCCGACCTGGCCAAGGGACACCCGGGTGCCCAGGAGTGGGACGACGCCTTGTCCGACGCCCGCTTCGAGTTCCGGTGGGAGGACCAGTTCAATCTGGCCCTCGACCCGGACACGGCGCGTGCGTTCCACGACGAGACCCTGCCGGCGGAGCCCGCGAAGACGGCCCACTTCTGCTCGATGTGCGGCCCGAAGTTCTGCTCGATGAAGATCTCCCAGGACATCCGCCGCGAACACGGCGGCAGCCGTTCCGAGGTCGAGGAGGGGATGGCGCAGAAGTCACGGGAGTTCGCGGCAGCGGGCAATCGCGTCTATCTGCCGATCGCGGACTGA
- a CDS encoding YibE/F family protein, with amino-acid sequence MTSNSPPPYPPSEPPHGADAPSRHVHGHGQGHVDAHEHTGSHQRPDAHGHTAGHGHEGAQGPTAGPRTAAHGHAVGHGHSHSHGPAAPVSRHLRKVIAAILIPFAGAVLVGLAVLWPGGAPAHERTGVGFDRQTHEATVTEVVAVNCASANPSAGVPTGDTSTAEGSSAEQRAKGTCKKATIRVDTGKDKGRTFSELVQPDQSRQLSEGQEVVVAYEPSAPEDLQYSVADVNRRFPLALLAGIFALAVVAVGRLRGVMALVALAVSFLVLNFFILPAILEGSNPLVVAVVGASLIMLLALYLCHGLSARTSVAVLGTLVSLLLIGVLGSVFIGWSALTGNTDDNTGLIHGLYPGIDMSGLLLAGVIIGSLGVLDDVTVTQTSAVWELHEANPAMGRRALYRAGIRIGRDHIASVVNTLVLAYAGAALPLLLLFSVAQSSMGTVANSELVAEEIVRTLIGSIGLVASVPVTTALAALVVSADRPADRVPVPGQAGIHEGPVGQASEPRPAAARGGRGRRRKR; translated from the coding sequence GTGACCTCGAACTCTCCGCCCCCGTATCCGCCGTCCGAGCCTCCGCACGGTGCCGACGCTCCCTCCCGGCACGTGCACGGGCACGGCCAGGGGCATGTGGACGCGCACGAACACACGGGCTCGCACCAGCGCCCGGACGCACACGGCCACACGGCGGGCCACGGTCATGAGGGCGCGCAGGGCCCTACGGCCGGGCCCCGGACAGCCGCGCACGGGCACGCGGTCGGCCACGGGCACAGTCACAGCCACGGACCGGCGGCACCCGTGTCCCGGCACCTCCGCAAGGTCATCGCGGCGATCCTCATCCCCTTCGCCGGGGCCGTCCTGGTCGGGCTGGCCGTCCTGTGGCCGGGCGGTGCCCCGGCCCATGAGCGCACCGGGGTCGGCTTCGACCGTCAGACGCACGAGGCCACGGTCACCGAGGTCGTCGCGGTGAACTGCGCGTCCGCCAATCCCTCGGCGGGCGTCCCGACCGGTGACACCTCCACAGCCGAAGGCTCCTCGGCTGAACAGCGGGCGAAGGGCACCTGCAAGAAGGCGACGATCCGCGTCGACACCGGCAAGGACAAGGGCCGCACCTTCAGCGAGCTCGTGCAGCCGGACCAGTCGCGGCAGTTGAGCGAGGGCCAGGAGGTCGTGGTCGCCTACGAGCCCTCGGCGCCGGAGGACCTGCAGTACTCGGTCGCCGATGTGAACCGCCGCTTCCCGCTGGCGCTGCTGGCCGGCATCTTCGCGCTCGCCGTCGTGGCCGTGGGCCGGCTCCGGGGGGTCATGGCGCTGGTGGCGCTGGCCGTCAGCTTTCTGGTGCTCAACTTCTTCATCCTGCCGGCCATCCTGGAGGGCTCGAACCCGCTGGTCGTGGCGGTGGTGGGAGCGAGCCTGATCATGCTGCTCGCCCTGTACCTCTGCCACGGGCTGTCCGCCCGCACCTCGGTGGCGGTGCTCGGCACCCTCGTCTCCCTGCTGCTGATCGGTGTTCTGGGATCGGTGTTCATCGGCTGGTCGGCGCTGACCGGCAACACCGACGACAACACCGGTCTGATCCACGGCCTCTACCCGGGCATCGACATGAGCGGTCTGCTGCTCGCGGGCGTCATCATCGGATCGCTCGGTGTCCTCGACGACGTGACCGTCACCCAGACGTCCGCGGTCTGGGAGCTGCACGAGGCCAACCCGGCGATGGGCCGCCGCGCGCTGTACCGCGCGGGCATCCGCATCGGCCGCGACCACATCGCCTCCGTGGTCAACACGCTGGTCCTCGCGTACGCGGGCGCCGCGCTGCCGTTGCTGCTGCTGTTCTCGGTCGCCCAGAGCAGCATGGGGACGGTAGCCAACAGTGAACTGGTCGCGGAGGAGATCGTGCGGACCCTGATCGGCTCGATCGGCCTGGTCGCCTCGGTGCCCGTCACCACGGCCCTCGCCGCGCTGGTCGTCTCGGCCGACCGCCCGGCGGACCGGGTCCCGGTGCCCGGGCAGGCCGGAATCCACGAGGGGCCTGTGGGACAGGCGTCGGAGCCCCGCCCGGCCGCGGCACGCGGCGGACGCGGCCGGCGCCGCAAACGCTGA
- a CDS encoding SsgA family sporulation/cell division regulator — protein sequence MRESVQAEVMMSFLVSEELSFRIPVELRYDTCDPYAVRLTFHLPGDAPVTWAFGRELLVDGVGRPCGEGDVRVAPVDPDTLGEVLIRLQVGSDQALFRSSTAPLVAFLDRTDKLVPLGQEGALADFDAHLDDALDRILAEQSAG from the coding sequence ATGCGCGAATCCGTACAGGCAGAGGTCATGATGAGCTTTCTCGTGTCGGAAGAGCTTTCCTTCCGCATTCCGGTGGAGCTGCGTTATGACACCTGCGATCCCTACGCGGTGCGGCTGACCTTCCATCTGCCCGGAGACGCCCCCGTGACGTGGGCCTTCGGCCGGGAGCTGCTGGTCGACGGTGTGGGCAGGCCCTGCGGCGAGGGCGATGTGCGGGTCGCGCCGGTCGACCCCGACACCCTGGGCGAGGTGCTGATCCGGCTCCAGGTCGGCAGCGACCAGGCGTTGTTCCGCTCCTCGACGGCACCGCTCGTGGCCTTCCTCGACCGCACCGACAAGCTGGTGCCGCTGGGGCAGGAAGGGGCGCTCGCCGACTTCGACGCGCACCTCGACGACGCGCTGGACCGGATCCTCGCGGAGCAGAGCGCCGGCTGA
- a CDS encoding IclR family transcriptional regulator → MATTGTASAQRTAVPAQPRSPAPPASPGATLIGSVQRAMRLLETVAGHEHGAPAKQLARETGLALPTTYHLLRTLVHEGYLRRDRGLFFLGEAAERLSSSGAQQKRRSTVTDTLARWRDVVGVPVYYAVYRDGEIGVVGVADTPGNPAVEEWADFRETGHAHALGQCLLAQLDERSRRDHLDRYPVRPVTPYTVRDSHSLLRRLERSQDTDLVTERQEYALGTVCAAIPLTIGTMAASVAISLPAHQADRLAPAVQQLRSEMRRLLGSLALSISI, encoded by the coding sequence TTGGCCACGACTGGCACCGCCTCCGCACAGAGGACCGCGGTCCCCGCGCAGCCCCGATCGCCGGCGCCTCCCGCGTCCCCCGGTGCCACCCTCATCGGCTCGGTCCAGCGCGCCATGCGCCTGCTGGAGACCGTCGCCGGGCACGAGCACGGGGCACCGGCCAAACAACTCGCCCGGGAGACCGGGCTGGCGCTCCCCACGACCTACCACCTGCTGCGCACCCTGGTGCACGAGGGCTATCTGCGCCGCGACCGGGGGTTGTTCTTCCTGGGGGAGGCGGCCGAGCGGCTGAGCAGCAGCGGAGCACAGCAGAAACGTCGCAGCACGGTCACCGACACCCTCGCCCGCTGGCGGGACGTGGTGGGCGTCCCCGTGTACTACGCGGTGTACCGCGACGGTGAGATCGGTGTGGTCGGCGTCGCCGACACCCCCGGCAATCCCGCGGTCGAGGAGTGGGCCGATTTCCGCGAGACCGGCCATGCCCACGCTCTCGGCCAGTGTCTGCTGGCTCAGCTCGACGAGAGGTCCCGGCGTGACCACCTCGACCGCTACCCCGTGCGGCCGGTCACCCCGTACACCGTGCGGGACTCCCACAGCCTGCTCAGGCGTCTTGAGCGGTCCCAGGACACCGATCTGGTGACCGAGCGTCAGGAGTACGCGCTGGGGACGGTGTGCGCGGCGATCCCTCTCACGATCGGGACCATGGCGGCGTCGGTGGCCATCTCCCTGCCCGCGCACCAGGCCGACCGGCTCGCCCCGGCGGTCCAGCAGTTGCGGTCCGAAATGCGCCGTCTGCTCGGGTCGCTCGCGCTGTCTATCAGTATCTGA
- a CDS encoding DUF5326 family protein produces the protein MREIFTGLPWWVKWIAVPVIALVVFGGLIASVVGFVIGLLFKALVFVALVGGLIYVVRKFTTSSSSRGDW, from the coding sequence ATGCGAGAGATCTTCACGGGACTGCCGTGGTGGGTGAAGTGGATCGCGGTGCCGGTCATCGCCCTGGTGGTGTTCGGCGGACTGATAGCGAGCGTGGTCGGCTTCGTGATCGGCCTGCTCTTCAAGGCGCTGGTGTTCGTCGCCCTGGTCGGCGGACTGATCTACGTCGTGCGGAAGTTCACGACGAGTTCCTCGTCGCGCGGCGACTGGTGA
- a CDS encoding cupin domain-containing protein has protein sequence MKEFRLDELEAERAANDGAYLQFLCERNMSVGLYALDAGAQDPQQPHGQDEVYFVASGRAAITVGTETTQVARGSVVYVPAGVPHKFHHISEDLRVLVVFSPPES, from the coding sequence ATGAAGGAATTCCGGCTGGACGAACTGGAAGCGGAACGCGCCGCGAACGACGGGGCGTACCTCCAGTTCCTGTGCGAACGGAACATGTCGGTCGGTCTCTACGCCCTGGACGCCGGCGCCCAGGACCCGCAGCAGCCGCACGGTCAGGACGAGGTGTACTTCGTGGCCAGCGGCCGTGCCGCGATCACCGTGGGCACGGAGACCACTCAGGTGGCGCGCGGCAGCGTCGTGTACGTGCCGGCCGGGGTGCCGCACAAGTTCCATCACATCAGCGAGGACCTGCGGGTCCTGGTGGTCTTCTCTCCCCCGGAGAGCTGA
- a CDS encoding phage holin family protein, producing MKNFLVKTIANAGALAVAVWLLDKITLTGDSTGKEIGTLLLVALIFGVVNFLVKPVVKLLSLPLLILTLGLFTLVVNALMLLLTSWLADQLDLSFHVEGFWTAVLGGLIISVVSWALNVVLPDGD from the coding sequence ATGAAGAATTTCCTAGTCAAGACGATCGCCAACGCGGGAGCCCTCGCCGTCGCGGTCTGGCTGCTCGACAAGATCACCCTGACCGGGGACAGCACGGGCAAGGAGATAGGCACCCTGCTCCTCGTCGCGCTGATCTTCGGCGTGGTGAACTTCCTGGTCAAGCCGGTGGTCAAGCTGCTGAGCCTGCCCCTGCTCATCCTGACCCTGGGCCTGTTCACCCTGGTGGTGAACGCCCTGATGCTGCTGCTCACCTCCTGGCTGGCCGACCAGCTCGACCTGAGCTTCCACGTGGAAGGCTTCTGGACGGCCGTCCTGGGCGGGCTCATCATCTCCGTGGTCTCCTGGGCACTGAACGTCGTCCTGCCCGACGGGGACTGA
- a CDS encoding low molecular weight protein-tyrosine-phosphatase produces the protein MTYRVCFVCTGNICRSPMAESVFRARVAEAGLDDRVEVDSAGTGGWHEGEGADPRAVGVLRDNGYEAGHTARQFDPSWFAGLDLVIALDAGHLRALRRLAPTERDAGKVRLLRSYDPGAGDDLDVPDPYYGDREGFEQCLEMVEAASEGLLAAVRERVEGRAA, from the coding sequence ATGACCTACCGCGTCTGCTTCGTCTGCACCGGCAACATCTGCCGCTCGCCCATGGCCGAGTCCGTCTTCCGCGCGCGGGTCGCCGAGGCCGGGCTCGACGACCGGGTCGAGGTCGACAGCGCCGGTACCGGCGGCTGGCACGAGGGCGAGGGCGCGGACCCCCGCGCCGTCGGCGTGCTGCGGGACAACGGCTACGAGGCCGGACACACGGCCCGGCAGTTCGACCCCTCGTGGTTCGCCGGCCTCGACCTCGTCATCGCGCTTGACGCCGGTCACCTGAGGGCGTTGCGCCGTCTCGCCCCCACGGAGCGGGACGCGGGCAAGGTGCGGCTGCTGCGGTCGTACGACCCCGGGGCCGGTGACGACCTCGACGTACCGGACCCGTACTACGGGGACCGGGAGGGTTTCGAGCAGTGTCTTGAGATGGTGGAGGCGGCGAGCGAAGGACTGCTCGCCGCGGTACGCGAGCGTGTGGAAGGACGGGCGGCATGA
- a CDS encoding cystathionine gamma-lyase, giving the protein MSDTTRGTTGGPGDGTRAVRAGLPEPVKHEPTLPGPVFAAHFHLPGDPTGPYTYGRDENPTWTLLERAIGELEAPGQDDVEALVFASGMAAISAVLFSQLSTGDAVVLPDDGYQALPLARAQLEAYGIEVRTAPTGGDAQLEVLDGAKLLWIETPSNPGLDVCDVRRLADAAHARGALVAVDNTLATPLGQRPLELGADFAVASGTKQLTGHGDVLLGYVTGRDAEAMAAVRRWRKIVGAIPGPMEAWLAHRSIATLQLRVDRQNATALTLAEALRERREVTGLRYPGLPDDPSHKIASQQMRRYGCVVSFTLPSRARADRFLDALRLVDDATSFGGVRSTAERRGRWGGDAVPDGFVRFSVGAEDPEDLVADVLRALDETAD; this is encoded by the coding sequence ATGAGCGACACGACGAGGGGTACGACCGGCGGGCCGGGTGACGGCACCCGTGCGGTGCGCGCCGGGCTGCCCGAGCCGGTCAAGCACGAGCCGACGCTGCCCGGTCCGGTGTTCGCCGCCCACTTCCACCTCCCGGGCGACCCCACCGGCCCGTACACCTACGGCCGGGACGAGAACCCGACGTGGACCCTGCTGGAACGGGCCATCGGGGAGCTGGAGGCCCCCGGGCAGGACGACGTCGAGGCGCTGGTGTTCGCCTCCGGCATGGCCGCCATCTCCGCGGTGCTCTTCTCCCAGCTGAGCACCGGGGACGCGGTCGTCCTGCCGGACGACGGCTACCAGGCGCTGCCGCTGGCGCGCGCCCAGCTGGAGGCGTACGGCATCGAGGTGCGCACCGCGCCGACCGGCGGCGACGCGCAGCTGGAGGTCCTCGACGGCGCGAAGCTGCTGTGGATCGAGACGCCCTCGAACCCCGGCCTCGACGTGTGCGACGTACGGCGGCTCGCCGACGCGGCCCACGCGCGGGGGGCCCTTGTGGCTGTCGACAACACCCTGGCGACGCCACTCGGCCAGCGCCCGCTGGAGCTCGGCGCGGACTTCGCGGTGGCCAGCGGCACCAAGCAGCTGACCGGCCACGGCGATGTGCTCCTCGGGTACGTCACCGGCCGCGATGCCGAGGCGATGGCCGCGGTCCGGCGGTGGCGCAAGATCGTCGGCGCCATCCCGGGTCCCATGGAGGCCTGGCTCGCGCACCGCTCGATCGCCACGCTGCAGCTGCGCGTCGACCGGCAGAACGCCACCGCGCTGACGCTCGCCGAGGCCCTGCGGGAGCGGCGGGAGGTCACGGGGCTGCGCTACCCGGGGCTGCCCGACGACCCGTCGCACAAGATCGCCTCCCAGCAGATGCGCCGCTACGGGTGCGTGGTGTCCTTCACGCTGCCCTCACGCGCGCGGGCGGACCGTTTTCTCGACGCCCTGCGGCTCGTGGACGACGCGACGAGCTTCGGCGGTGTGCGGTCCACGGCGGAGCGGCGCGGCCGGTGGGGCGGGGACGCGGTGCCGGACGGCTTCGTGCGCTTCTCCGTGGGTGCGGAGGACCCGGAGGACCTGGTGGCTGACGTGCTGCGGGCGCTGGACGAGACCGCTGACTGA
- a CDS encoding LysR family transcriptional regulator, translated as MDLALLRTFVTVHRAGSFTRAAALLGLSQPAVTSQIRTLERQVGRPLFLRRARGVTPTTIGDELAHKAAPHLDALVEIAESGLEEDSSLRSLHLAGPPEFTAERALPALTELTGEDGQGFALRASFGTAEEVLEGLSAGHHDLAISTVRPRGALLSATALCDEEHVLVAAPRWAGQIAPGTLRRSDPSVLERIPVVEVHESLPFVVRYWASVFDSRPVAPGTVVVPDLRAVLACAVAGAGLAVLPRYLCAGALEHGEVVALHEPAVPPLRTYFLAVRTGTLARPHIARAHEWLERAATRWC; from the coding sequence GTGGATCTGGCCTTGCTGCGGACCTTCGTGACCGTGCACCGGGCCGGTTCCTTCACGCGCGCGGCCGCCCTGCTGGGTCTTTCCCAGCCGGCCGTCACCTCGCAGATCAGAACGCTGGAACGGCAGGTCGGCCGCCCGCTGTTCCTGCGCCGGGCTCGCGGGGTGACGCCGACGACGATCGGTGACGAACTCGCCCACAAGGCGGCACCGCATCTGGACGCCCTGGTGGAGATAGCCGAGTCCGGGCTCGAGGAGGACTCCTCCTTACGCTCCCTGCATCTCGCCGGTCCCCCCGAGTTCACCGCGGAGCGGGCGCTGCCCGCGCTCACGGAGCTGACCGGTGAGGACGGCCAGGGCTTCGCCCTGCGCGCCTCCTTCGGCACCGCCGAGGAGGTGCTCGAAGGGCTCTCCGCCGGGCACCATGATCTGGCCATCAGCACCGTCCGGCCGCGCGGCGCCCTGCTCTCGGCCACCGCGCTCTGCGACGAGGAGCACGTCCTGGTCGCCGCGCCGCGCTGGGCCGGGCAGATCGCACCCGGCACGCTCCGCCGGTCCGATCCGTCCGTCCTGGAGCGCATCCCGGTCGTGGAGGTGCACGAGTCGCTCCCCTTCGTCGTCCGCTACTGGGCCTCCGTGTTCGACTCCCGCCCGGTCGCTCCGGGCACGGTCGTCGTCCCGGACCTGCGGGCGGTGCTGGCCTGCGCCGTGGCGGGCGCTGGTCTCGCGGTGCTGCCGCGCTATCTGTGCGCGGGCGCCCTGGAACACGGTGAGGTGGTCGCGCTGCACGAACCCGCGGTGCCGCCGCTGCGCACCTATTTCCTGGCCGTCCGTACCGGCACGCTGGCGAGACCGCACATCGCCCGGGCCCACGAGTGGCTGGAGCGGGCCGCCACCCGCTGGTGCTGA
- a CDS encoding NUDIX domain-containing protein: protein MTVRPVVKRTARAVLLDGDHLILIKRTKPGVDPYWVTPGGGVEPEDPTVVHALHREVYEELGAKIADVVPCFVDTVEHIGEDADTTGVKVQHFFVCRLESMDPSLRHGPEVEEPAGEYEIVRVPFTRVGIASVHLVPLSLRHYLDGNIEGVRALHASDLG, encoded by the coding sequence ATGACCGTCCGACCCGTGGTCAAGCGCACCGCCCGAGCCGTTCTGCTGGACGGCGATCACCTGATCCTGATCAAGCGCACCAAACCCGGCGTGGATCCGTACTGGGTCACCCCCGGCGGCGGGGTCGAGCCGGAGGACCCCACCGTGGTCCACGCCCTGCACCGAGAGGTGTACGAGGAACTCGGCGCCAAGATCGCCGACGTGGTCCCGTGCTTCGTGGACACCGTGGAGCACATCGGCGAGGACGCCGACACCACCGGGGTGAAGGTGCAGCACTTCTTCGTGTGCCGCCTGGAATCCATGGACCCGTCCCTGCGGCACGGCCCGGAGGTCGAGGAACCCGCCGGGGAGTACGAGATCGTCCGGGTGCCGTTCACCCGGGTCGGCATCGCCTCGGTCCACCTCGTGCCGCTGTCCCTGCGGCACTACCTGGACGGCAACATCGAGGGCGTCCGCGCCCTGCACGCCTCCGACCTGGGCTGA